CGTGTAATCTCGGCGCGCTGGGTAAGGTAAAGGTCTCCCTTGATGTAATTCAAGCCCAATATTTCGTGCATCCCATGTGCAAACAAGCGATATTTAGGTTGTTGCCCACCTTTCATGTACGGGTTAGTAATAATCCACACTTCACCTTTGCGGGTAGCTACGGCCAGCTCATCATTAGGTAAAAAAGTCATTCCACCAACTTCGAGTGCGATTTCTTTTGGGATGGGAACGGTTACTATGGGATAAATCTGTTTCTCCGTTTGTGCTTGTGTTTGTGCTTTTACGGTTACCAGTCCACTGCCCAGTAACAAAAGAGACAATAAGTATGTTGATTTTTTCATGTCTTGATTACCAGGTTAGCGAATAGGTTAACGAATCGGTGGCATTCGCCAGCAGTACCAGCAGCTCTTTGCCTTTCTGGGTTTTCCTGATAAAAGCTTTTGTGCCATCCGCAACTTTTAGGGTATAAGCCTTATCGCCAACAATGTAAGTATTGTTTTTATGTGCTTCGATGGTTGGTGCGGCAGCAATACGACAATAAAGCGGCTGCTTGCTATTGCTGATGCTGATGGTACGGCTTAATGCGGTACCATCACTTAAAACGGTTATTTTATCGGTTACATCGGCACCATTAGCCTCATATAAAAATGTTGGCATTTTGCTTTTATCTAATACATAACCCTTGTTTTGAAGGTCGTCAAAAGCAATAGAATCAGGCCATGCGGCCTCTTTATCAGCCAGCACAGCAAGGGCAGGTGCTGCAGAAAGTGGTAAAACAGTACCTAAAGGTTTGGCGAGCTGAGGTTCTCCCCTATCCTGCCACATTTCTTTCACGTCCATAAAATCTCCACGCCATACCTCAAGCAAGGCACCCTGCTTTAAATCATAAGCATAGTTTACTTTTTCGGGTGTACCTACAGAAATTACATGGGTACGTTTTTTTCCTTCAAACATCAGGAAGCTTCGCAGTAAATAGGGTTTGTTCGTTAGATTGATGACGTAAGGGCTAGTGTTTTGGGCCCTAGTAGAATAGGCTGCACAGCAGATAAGAAGCATCAAGCAGCACATCATTCGCTTATAAATCATAATTTTCATTTGGTTAAGGCGCAACAAAACAATCGGTTGCATAACAAATATATCATTAGCATATCAGTTTACAAAAATTCCGGCGCAACAATTATTAATAAACCTTGCAAATAACTAATTTTCAGAATATTAAACTTAAATGCAAACGGTAGCATAAGCAAGAACATTAAAACCTTTTATATTGCGCACAGGTTATGCCTCAATCTCTGTCTGTTTTTTACATTTTGGTTAGGGCATAGCCCAAGCTCTTATCTATCTATTTCGTTACATAACAACAAACGTTTGCGTAAATAGGCACTCATTAAATCGTATTATTTTAATGATCAAATTACTAATTTGGGGGATGAAATATCTATTCTTACTCTGTTTCTTAGGTTTTTATTTAACCACGGGGGCCCAAAACAAGCCTAATGCCAATATCGACTGGAGTAAAATTAATCCTGGGTTACAGGTTAGTTTTGCCTCTTCAAATATCCGTTATGCGAAAGAAGCTCCTCCTGAAATAACAGTACAGAAAGCATGGACAACAAAAGCATGGAAAGGAGAAAAGATAAACACCCAGGTATTATTGTGGAGCGCTGAAGCATCAAAATCAATCAAAATACAGGTTTCTGACCTGAAAGATACGCAAGGAAATGTGTTAAAAAAAGAAAACATTAGCAGCGGTTTTTTAAAATATGTAATTACTGATGAATTTAAAGACGGTTGTGGTTACAGAAAAGCAAAAGATTTCGATTCTTCTTACGTAGCCGACATTATAGATACTAAAACCGCAGCCATAGGCCTGCTAAAAAATAATACGCAACCCCTTTGGTTAAGCATAAAGGTACCGGCAAACGCTAAAGCAGGCAGCTATTCGGGCCAGATTAAAGTTATTGGCAATAAAGAACAGGAATTACAAATTACTATTCAGGTATTAGACAGAACGCTACCCCTGCCAGCAAATGGAAGTACGATTTAGATCTTTGGCAACACCCGCAAGCCATTGCGCGGGTACACAAGGTTCAAACCTGGAGTGCCGAACATTTCTCATTAATGAAAGAATACTACCAAATGCTGGCCAATGCAGGGCAAAAAACAATAACAGCCAGTATTGTAAACGAACCTTGGGGTCATCAAACATTTGACGACTATCCGAGTTTGGTTAAATGGACCAAAAAAAAGGATGGTAGCTGGAAATACGATTATAGCTTATTTGATAAATACATAGCTTTTGTAATGGAATGTGGAATTACAGATCGTATAAACTGCTATAGCATGGTGCCCTGGAAAATTGCGTTCACCTATTATGATGAAAATCTTGGGCAAGAAGCTGTGCTTAAAGATGCGATTGGATCTGAAGCTTATAATCGTTTTTGGAAGACCATGTTAGTTGATTTCACTGCGCATTTAAAACAAAAAGGATGGTTCTCCAAAACTTATATCGCCATGGACGAAAGGCCCATGGAAGCCATGAAGGCGGTTATAAAATTACTGAAAGAAACAGATAAAGATTGGAAAATTGCGCTTGCGGGTGATTATCATGGTGAGATAGAAGGCGATATTGATAACTATTGTATTGCTTCTAAATGGGATTTCCCTGCTGAGGTACTGCAAAAGCGCCAGCAACAAGGCAAAATTAGTACCTGGTATACTTGCTGCACTGAACCCTATCCAAATGCATTCACCTTCTCTTCTCCAGCAGAACAAGTTTGGATGGGCTGGTACTCGGCAAATAAAACCCTTGATGGATATGTAAGATGGGCTTATAACAGTTGGACAAAAAATCCACTGGTTGACAGTCGTTTTACTGCTTGGCCAGCTGGCGACACCTATCAGATTTACCCTGGTCCATTAAGTTCTGTGAGGTTTGAAAAGCTTATTGAAGGCGCACAGGATTTTGAAAAAATTTCGCTGTTGAAAGCTCAGTATGCAGCCAATAAAAACACAAAACAACTTAATGCACTCAATAGTGCATTGGCAACTTTCGACATTAAGTTATTGGCAACCACTTCAGCAGATGAAATGTTGAAAAAAGTAAAAGACCTGTTAAATGACTAATGGAATAAGTTTACAGATTAGATTATCGGCGTGCATATTATGATGAAAATTTAAAGTTTTGCAATCATGTCTTTTGCATACCGATCAATCAGAATTATGTTAAAAGATTTCTCCGTTTCGCTGCGCTTCAGCCGAATAACGCCTGTTTTTTGAAATCTATCGTTGATCGCCTGTCGAAGGGCCTGCCTTAATACTTTTTATACGCCTCTATACTCCGTTGAGCTCAGTTTGTACTGAGCTCAACGTGGCAAAATTTAGGGAAACCTGTGTATAATACAGCTTCATCTCATTATTCGTAACCGTTTTCAAAAACAATAGTTTGTTGTTTTTTTAGGTTTACTTCAACAATTCCATCATCGCCCATTTTTACACTTTCAGTCGGTAAATCTCTTACCACATAGGTTTTAAAAGGCAGTTTAATTCTAAGTAAACCCTTTCTTTCTGCATATACGGTTATCTTTGTTGGCACACCGTTTTCTTTATTTCCACTTACTAAAAAGGCGCCTTCTGCACGCAGGTTATTAAAAGCAACATCTTTCCAGCTTTGTGGTACAGCCGGAAATACCTGTATGTAACCATTTCTACTCTGTAATAAAAGCTCCTGAACGCCCTGTGCAAAGGCAAAATTACCCTCTAAGGTAAACGGACGGTAGGTAAAGCCAGAGTACTGCCCTCCTTTTTGATCGCCGTTTAAGTGAAAACTATTTGCAGAGCAAAAATTTGAAGCAAAAATTTCTAATTGTTTTGCGGCCTTATCGGCTTGGTAAGCCCTTGCGTATATAGAAGCCATCCAGCTAAAAGAATAACCACACCATTCCCTTGTACCTATTTCTTCTAAGCGTTTTAACGAATTATCAATAATGGTTTTATCTTGCGCGCGGTTAACATCTAATAAATCGAGCGGATATATGGCCATATATTGCGAAAAATGCCTGTGGGAGCCCGTTAAATTAGATCCGGGTGCAATGGTAAAACCAGTTTCATTTATTTCATAATCCGGTAATTGCTTTAGTACTTCTGCCCAATGTTTACTTTCGTCTATTTTACCCTTTGCCATGCTTACTTCGGCTGCGGCTTTAAATAAGAATTTAGCTAACGATAAATCATAGTTGGTCCAGTTTAAAAACCAAGCTTTTATGCTGTTATCGTTATACTCAGGACTAGAGCTTAAAGGCAGTGAACGTTTGCCATCCTTCAATCTTGTAATGTTCTCCAGATAGGTTGCTGCTTCGCAGATGTATGGATAAGCCCTGGTTTTAAGAAACCTTTTATCCATGCTATATTTCCACTGCCAATAAAAATGTTGCGAGGTCCATGCGCTTACGGTTGGCGAAAGTGAATACTGGATCCATCCACCCATCGGATCGCCATTTAAGGTAACCACACCTGGTACATTTAAGCCATTAACACCAAAATATTGTTTGGTATAATCAAGGTTCTTTTCTTTGATCTTCCATAGCCAATCGGTAAAAGTGCTCCCCTCTGCCAGGTGGTTAGCGGTATATGTTGGCCAATAACTCAATTGGGTATTCAAATCATTATGAAAATCGCCTTTCCAAGGTGGTAAACTGCCATTATCGGCTGTCCAAACGGCTTGTAAAGTTATGGCTGGCGCACCTTTTCTGGCTACACACCCTAACTTGTACATTTCTAAATAGTATTGTTTTTGAATTAGCTGATCGGGAACAGAGATATTCGATTTATTCCAGAAATCCTTCCACCATTTGATATGAGAATCCCAGCCGGTAGGCTCTTTCGCAGTTGAAGAAATGACAGGTAATTTTGCAGCTTTATCATTACTAATGGTCCAGGAGCCGATTACATTGCCATTCGCCATTGTTTTCCATTGAACCAACACCTCATAATAATGACCTTCGTAAGTAGGCTGACGGTAACGGATACTATTTATAGTATTGGCGACTGTTCCTTTTTCATAGCCCAGTTTCTGCAAACCTTCTCCTGCATGGCTGTTATCGCCTTTTTCTATCAAATTATTGGCATAATTATGCACAATCAAGTTAGGTATGATTGCCGTAGATTTAAGATTTTCGAAACTAAAATATCCCCGTTGCTGCTCCGCATGGATGTAACAGTTAAAAACAGTACCATTTTCGAATTTTACGGTATTTAAGGCCGTTTCAATATCCAATTCGTTCGACAATACTTTACCTAGCTTCGCAATATCAAATTCCATTGCCGCGGCAGGCAATTTGGTTGGATACGGACTGTTATCATAAGGTTCATCGCCTATTTTTTGAACGGCTGCGTAATTATTTTGGTGAACCTGCTCTTCTACCCACTTAAAATTAAGCTTTGTGATATCCAGCGCTTTACGTTCATCCCACAGATCTGCCCGGTCTAATGAAAGGCGGAGTTTATTGTTCTTCCCCCAGATTAAAACGCCTAACATACCATTCCCAAGAGGCATGGCTTCATCCCACCTGTTAGCGAGTTTAGGAAAAGAAAGATTATACGGTTTTAATAATTGTGCAAAGCTTGTGACAGAAAAGCACAGGAGGAATAAAACAATTGTAATTTTAGTTTTCATTTGTTTGTTTAGAAATGGTTAGCACGTGTGGTGTTATATCAATTTCTAAAATAATGATATTAAATTACAATAAAACCGCTAAAATTTGCGCAAACGTTTGATGGGTAATATAAAACAGGCAATTGCAAAAAAAAGACTAGTGCACAATTTTGAAAACGAGTTCCTTTAAGAGTTCTCCATCATCAACATTTCCGGTACTATCTAAACCTTTGCTTTTTAAATCGTATTCGCGGAGTAACCCGATCACCTGAAAAACTTTTCCGGTGTTGTAATTTCTTGCTGCTACCTCATAATCTTTAATAAAGAATGGAGGCACGCCCAAAGCTGATGCGGCATCGGCCTTGTTTGGGATATAATGGTATTTTAGAAGTTTAGTAAAGTAACCACCTAAATTGGCCAAAACCATTACTGTTGGATTGGCTTTAGGGTTGCTGGCGAAGTAATTGATAATTTTATTGCATTTCAGCACATCGCGGATGGCCAGTGCCTTCTGCAATTCGAAAACGTTATATTCTTTACTAATGCCTATGTTTTTCTGAACCAGATCGGTATTAATGGTTACTTCTTTTGGAACATTGAGCATTAATTTTTCGATCTCATTGGCAATTTTAGAAAGGTCGGTTCCTAAATATTCGGCCATTAAAGCCGATGCCTGCTGATCGATCTTGTAACCTTTATCTTTAATAAATTCCTCGATCCAGGGTACCAGTTTATAATCGCGGACAGGATCTGACTGAAAAATCAACCCACTTTTACTAATGGCCTTATAGATTTTTTTTCGTTTATCGAAGTTCGCATACTTAAAGGCCAAAACCAATATGGTACTCGGTAAAGGCTTTTCAAAATAATTGAGCACAAATTCGCCCTCTTTGCTGCTCGCATCTTCTTTGCCCCACTTTAAATCCTGTGCCTCTTTAACAATTACTACCTGGTAATCAGACATCATTGGGTATCGCTTTGCAGCACCCAAAACCGTTGCCATATCGGTATCTTTGCCATATAAAACTGTCTGGTTGAAGCCTTTTTCGGCATCATTCAGCAATTTATCTTCAATATAATCTGTTACTTGATCGATATAGTAAGATTCTTCGCCGTGCAGCAAATACACAGGTTTGAATTTTCGGGCTTTGATATCTTTAATAATTTCGGCAGCAGTCATTGCCCGTAAAATTACGATTTAGGTTTAAGGATTTGGATAAATGTTTATAAATTAAGGAACGTTAGATTTGAGCTGTGAGACATTAGCAGGAAACTTCCAGACGTAATCAAAATTAACTAACTTTGAAGCTGTAATAATTGTTTTATTGTTGCCTGTTAGCGCTAATGGAAAGCTGTTAACCGAAAACTGCCAACTATAAATTGAAGACTGAAATATTTAACCCTACCCCGCTTAACCTGCCGCCCTATCCATTTAAAATTACCCAAAAGGATAATGTAGTTTTTATTTTCGATGAGATCAGGAAGAAACACCTGGTACTTACGCCAGAAGAATGGGTGCGCCAGCATTTTATACAAAACCTGATTTTGGAAAAAAAATTCCCACGTACATTGATCCAGATTGAAGGTGGTTTGGTGTTAAACCAATTGCAAAAAAGGAGCGATATTTTGGTTTACAATACGGCTGGCGAAAAACTGATGTTAATTGAATGTAAGGCACCCAAGGTAAAGATTACACAATCGGTTTTCGAACAGGCATCGCGGTATAATTCGATACACCAGGCGAAATGGATTGTGTTAACCAATGGTTTGCAGCATGTTTATGCCAAGATGGACCTGGAGAAAGGGAAGTTTAACTTCGTACAGGAAATGCCTGAATATTTTGGATTATAGGATGTACATAGTTTCTTCATTACTGAGGAACGAAGACAATCACAACTTTACAAAATGATTCTAAGTTTTTTCTGGAAAGCAGAAATAGTAGCGTTTAGGTTTATCCAGCCCCGCTCCCGCTTCTGCCAATTGAAGAAATTGGCATCCCGCTTTGATCGGGTTTAGGTGGCACAGCCAGCAAAACCATTAGGGGTTGCATGGAGCAAGAATAACATCTTTTTTCTGAATCATGCGATTCATCTATCGGTTGGTGTCCCACCGACCGAAACTTAATCGGCATCCTCAAAACGAAATTAGGATAATGCTCTTCTTGGTCGGTGAGACACCAACCAATAGGAAAATAATTAATCGCATATTTTGTTATCCTGAACGTAGTGAAAGATCTTTATTGAATAATTTGAGTTCTTTTCTGAAAATCAGGTACAGAAGTGCTTAGGTTGGTTCAGTCCCGCTCCCGCTTCTGCTCCGATGAAACCTGTGAAACAAGCAAGCTCACCATAAAAAAACAAAATATACAGTGCTTAAATCGGGAGCATCTCGCTTTGATCGGGTTTAGGTTGCACAGCCAGCAAAACGATCAAAGGTTGGAAGGAGCAAGAATAGCGCTTTTTCTGAATCATGCTATGCAATCTTCAATAGCAGCAAAAGCCCTCAGATTCTAAACCTGATTGACGCGAAAATCCTTTTTTGTCATCCTGAGCGTAGTCGAAGGGCAAAAAAGATTGGAGCAGAAAGCAGGACAAAGGTTAAAAAGATTGACTACAATTGCTTTCCAAAATAAAATGAAAGTAGCATAATTATCTTCTTGGTCGGCGAGACACCAACCAATAGGAAAGATTTGCTTCGCAGAGCCTCCGGGTTCTTCCGTCGTTCAGAATGACAAAAGAAAATATGATCTAAACACTATATTCCGTCTTCCAAACCTGTTTATTCCCGCTATAAATGGCTTCGTTACACATGGCTACACATATGGCCGCCTGGGTTCCGGTATTGATATTCGATGCGGGTTCTTTCTTGGTTGTTATCGATTTATAAAACTCATCTAAGGCATAATTTGTACCATCTATAGTGGGTTTATCTAAAATCGGGATGCCCCCATCTTTATTTACCACAATTTTTGTAGCTCCAGTTACCCCATCAACAATACCTAATTCTTTTTTAGCACTTTCTTCGGGATAAAATAACCCGGTATTGGTAAGCAAAGAGACCGAACCTTTTGTACCTTTTATTTTAAACAGATATCCATCATGCGCATTGCCACAAGTAGCCCCAAAGTTGCCAATCATTCCTTTTTCGTTATAACGCAAAATGGCCTGAATATTATCATAAGTTTCGCGTCCGTCTTTAAACACATCTATCCCACCCGATCCCATAATTTCATCAGGTTGCGTTTCGAAGGCCCAATTGATAAAGTCAATCTGGTGCGATAAAAGTTCGGCAGCTAATCCGCCAGAATATTCCTTATACATGCGCCAGTTGATTTTACGCTCTAAAGCCGGATCTGGCACCGCCCTGCGCCAATTACCATTACGGTCCCAACGGCAATCGATCTGGCTAACCTTACCCAAATAACCACTTTGTACCATGTCTTTCACCTTAAAATATAGGGGCGAATAACGGTATTGATATCCCACCTGAAAAACCTGATTAGGATATTGTTTTACCAGTTTTTTAAGTTCGAGCGCCTGGTCAATATTATAAGTCATGGTTTTTTCTACGTACACATGTTTACCAGCCAGTACCGCATCTTTTGCAATTCTGAAATGCTCGCTTAATGGTGTGGCAATAAAAACCGCATGAATGGTTTTATCGTCCAAAACTTTGTGGTAATCTTTTATGGCCTTTGCATCAGCAGGAACATACTTTTCGGTTTCCTTAAGCCTAAAATCGAGTAAATCGCAATAAGCTTTAATTTTATACTTTGCTGGCATTGATTTAATTACCGACAAAACGCCTTTGCCACGATCGCCACAACCAATCATGGCCACATTAATAATTTCATCAGCCACTAAATTAGCAAAGCCCTGGTTACCCAAAAGTAAACCAGAGCCTAACAAAGTGGTATGTTTTACAAAAGATCGACGATGCATGGTATAATGATTAAAATATTAGTTATTGAAGCGCGCAACTCCTGCTATTATTAAGGGCTAGTCCCGCCAATGCTGCAATCTTTTTGTTGCCGCATCTGCAATAATAACGAAAATGCAACAAAAAGTATTTTCGCGTATGTCGGGGCTATTTAATTACTTTCAGTGCTTATGGGTTTGTTTCACAGCATAAACGCTAATGATAAACCCGATTGAGCTAAATAGCCCACAGCGTAGCGAGGACTATAAGCGAAAGCGGGACTGAAGGCTGCCATATTAAACTCACGTGCGTTTTCAAACCAATAAAAAACTTACACTTATAAATTTTTGATTTTAATGGTCCTAAAATCCACCTTATTTCCATGGTCCTGCAATAGGATATGTCCTTTTGGTGCTTCACCAAAGTTTTTCCAATCTTTATACTTGCTGATGGCAACCAATTTTTTAAACTCTTCAGAGCCACGTGTATATTCTAACACTTTAACCCCATTTAAATAGTGTTCCACTTTGTTATTTGGGTACACCACCACACGGCCATTGTTCCAACTGCCGATTGGGCGCAGGTAACGGGCTTCTTTTTTCGAAGTTATTAAATCATATAAAGATGCTAAAGTACGGTTTCCATCTCTGCCTAATTTTGCATCCGGATGTAATACGTCATCTAAAACCTGATACTCAAGTCCGATGGCAGAACCCGTATTTTTTTCGCTTAAGGTAACAAAATATTTTACACCGCTATTGGCTCCAGGTGTTAGCTTAAATTCGAACGATAAATCAAAAGCAGCATATTCATCTTTGGTCACAATATCGCCGCCATTGGTCGATTCAGCACCTCCAGATGGTTCAACGCTGATTACGCCATCGGCAATTTTCCACCCTTTGGCAGGGAAAGTAGTTTTATAAGCACCAACCCAACCTGCATTGCTTTTGCCATCGAACAATAGCTTATAACCTTCCGATTTTTCGTAGGCAGATAAAGTATTCGGAGTTAAATTAACCGTATAAATTCCTTTTGGAAAAGCCTTGGCTTTTAACCCTTCTGTTTGGATGTTAATATTTTTGAAATAAACCCTCTTACCATCGTTCTCGAGGTTATTGCCAATACCGTGAACCTGTAAGCCAATAAACCCAGATTTATCTAAGGTATCGATTACGTAGGCAACAGGTGTTCCATTTACCCAGGTTTTGGTTTCGTTACCAATACATTCAATTTTGTAGTGATTAAACTCATTCTTTTTATACAACGGTTTTGCAGATGGATTAAGCTCTAAAGGATAAAGCCACAATCTTCTGGCTTCGTCGTAAATGCCACCAGTCCAAGCCCGCGGTGTAGGGTCTATTTCCATCTGCCTGCCAAAAACCAATCCTTTGCCATTGTTTCCTTCTGGTTTAATATGACTACGTGTTTGCACCCCCGAGTTGGTGGTTTCGCCTTCTAGTTTCACATCAAGTTCTAAAATGAAATCGCCATATTCTTTTTCGGTAATTAAGAATGAATTTGGTGTGCCTTTGGTCATTGTTCCCACAATCATTCCATCTTCAACCTTGTAAGGAGCAGCACCTGCAACGGCTTTCCAACCGGTAAGTGTTTTACCGTCAAATAATGGTTTTGTTTTTTGAGCAGCAGCTGATAAGCTGATTAGCGAAAGCGCTAGAATACTATATTTTTTGAAATTTAACATGATTTTTTTTCTTGCCGTCATTCTTCCTTGCAATGACGATATTTCTGTTTTAATATTTAAATACTTTTCCATTTGCCATTACTTCCTGTTTACCTTCATCAAAAACTGCTTTCGCACCCGTGTGTACTGCAGCATTGGTCATGATATTGGCAATAGAGTGCGAATAACCCGCTTCAACAGGAGCATTTGGTGTTTTACGGCTACGCACACATTCCATCCAGTTGCGCATATGGCCAGAAGTTAAGGCATCCCCGCCCATATTGGCTCCTGTAGCCGCTTTAATTTCGGTTTTA
The nucleotide sequence above comes from Pedobacter riviphilus. Encoded proteins:
- a CDS encoding glycoside hydrolase domain-containing protein — encoded protein: MIKLLIWGMKYLFLLCFLGFYLTTGAQNKPNANIDWSKINPGLQVSFASSNIRYAKEAPPEITVQKAWTTKAWKGEKINTQVLLWSAEASKSIKIQVSDLKDTQGNVLKKENISSGFLKYVITDEFKDGCGYRKAKDFDSSYVADIIDTKTAAIGLLKNNTQPLWLSIKVPANAKAGSYSGQIKVIGNKEQELQITIQVLDRTLPLPANGSTI
- a CDS encoding DUF4091 domain-containing protein, translated to MRQNATPASKWKYDLDLWQHPQAIARVHKVQTWSAEHFSLMKEYYQMLANAGQKTITASIVNEPWGHQTFDDYPSLVKWTKKKDGSWKYDYSLFDKYIAFVMECGITDRINCYSMVPWKIAFTYYDENLGQEAVLKDAIGSEAYNRFWKTMLVDFTAHLKQKGWFSKTYIAMDERPMEAMKAVIKLLKETDKDWKIALAGDYHGEIEGDIDNYCIASKWDFPAEVLQKRQQQGKISTWYTCCTEPYPNAFTFSSPAEQVWMGWYSANKTLDGYVRWAYNSWTKNPLVDSRFTAWPAGDTYQIYPGPLSSVRFEKLIEGAQDFEKISLLKAQYAANKNTKQLNALNSALATFDIKLLATTSADEMLKKVKDLLND
- a CDS encoding glycosyl hydrolase family 95 catalytic domain-containing protein codes for the protein MKTKITIVLFLLCFSVTSFAQLLKPYNLSFPKLANRWDEAMPLGNGMLGVLIWGKNNKLRLSLDRADLWDERKALDITKLNFKWVEEQVHQNNYAAVQKIGDEPYDNSPYPTKLPAAAMEFDIAKLGKVLSNELDIETALNTVKFENGTVFNCYIHAEQQRGYFSFENLKSTAIIPNLIVHNYANNLIEKGDNSHAGEGLQKLGYEKGTVANTINSIRYRQPTYEGHYYEVLVQWKTMANGNVIGSWTISNDKAAKLPVISSTAKEPTGWDSHIKWWKDFWNKSNISVPDQLIQKQYYLEMYKLGCVARKGAPAITLQAVWTADNGSLPPWKGDFHNDLNTQLSYWPTYTANHLAEGSTFTDWLWKIKEKNLDYTKQYFGVNGLNVPGVVTLNGDPMGGWIQYSLSPTVSAWTSQHFYWQWKYSMDKRFLKTRAYPYICEAATYLENITRLKDGKRSLPLSSSPEYNDNSIKAWFLNWTNYDLSLAKFLFKAAAEVSMAKGKIDESKHWAEVLKQLPDYEINETGFTIAPGSNLTGSHRHFSQYMAIYPLDLLDVNRAQDKTIIDNSLKRLEEIGTREWCGYSFSWMASIYARAYQADKAAKQLEIFASNFCSANSFHLNGDQKGGQYSGFTYRPFTLEGNFAFAQGVQELLLQSRNGYIQVFPAVPQSWKDVAFNNLRAEGAFLVSGNKENGVPTKITVYAERKGLLRIKLPFKTYVVRDLPTESVKMGDDGIVEVNLKKQQTIVFENGYE
- the holA gene encoding DNA polymerase III subunit delta; amino-acid sequence: MTAAEIIKDIKARKFKPVYLLHGEESYYIDQVTDYIEDKLLNDAEKGFNQTVLYGKDTDMATVLGAAKRYPMMSDYQVVIVKEAQDLKWGKEDASSKEGEFVLNYFEKPLPSTILVLAFKYANFDKRKKIYKAISKSGLIFQSDPVRDYKLVPWIEEFIKDKGYKIDQQASALMAEYLGTDLSKIANEIEKLMLNVPKEVTINTDLVQKNIGISKEYNVFELQKALAIRDVLKCNKIINYFASNPKANPTVMVLANLGGYFTKLLKYHYIPNKADAASALGVPPFFIKDYEVAARNYNTGKVFQVIGLLREYDLKSKGLDSTGNVDDGELLKELVFKIVH
- a CDS encoding type I restriction enzyme HsdR N-terminal domain-containing protein yields the protein MFNPTPLNLPPYPFKITQKDNVVFIFDEIRKKHLVLTPEEWVRQHFIQNLILEKKFPRTLIQIEGGLVLNQLQKRSDILVYNTAGEKLMLIECKAPKVKITQSVFEQASRYNSIHQAKWIVLTNGLQHVYAKMDLEKGKFNFVQEMPEYFGL
- a CDS encoding Gfo/Idh/MocA family protein; the protein is MHRRSFVKHTTLLGSGLLLGNQGFANLVADEIINVAMIGCGDRGKGVLSVIKSMPAKYKIKAYCDLLDFRLKETEKYVPADAKAIKDYHKVLDDKTIHAVFIATPLSEHFRIAKDAVLAGKHVYVEKTMTYNIDQALELKKLVKQYPNQVFQVGYQYRYSPLYFKVKDMVQSGYLGKVSQIDCRWDRNGNWRRAVPDPALERKINWRMYKEYSGGLAAELLSHQIDFINWAFETQPDEIMGSGGIDVFKDGRETYDNIQAILRYNEKGMIGNFGATCGNAHDGYLFKIKGTKGSVSLLTNTGLFYPEESAKKELGIVDGVTGATKIVVNKDGGIPILDKPTIDGTNYALDEFYKSITTKKEPASNINTGTQAAICVAMCNEAIYSGNKQVWKTEYSV
- a CDS encoding 3-keto-disaccharide hydrolase codes for the protein MLNFKKYSILALSLISLSAAAQKTKPLFDGKTLTGWKAVAGAAPYKVEDGMIVGTMTKGTPNSFLITEKEYGDFILELDVKLEGETTNSGVQTRSHIKPEGNNGKGLVFGRQMEIDPTPRAWTGGIYDEARRLWLYPLELNPSAKPLYKKNEFNHYKIECIGNETKTWVNGTPVAYVIDTLDKSGFIGLQVHGIGNNLENDGKRVYFKNINIQTEGLKAKAFPKGIYTVNLTPNTLSAYEKSEGYKLLFDGKSNAGWVGAYKTTFPAKGWKIADGVISVEPSGGAESTNGGDIVTKDEYAAFDLSFEFKLTPGANSGVKYFVTLSEKNTGSAIGLEYQVLDDVLHPDAKLGRDGNRTLASLYDLITSKKEARYLRPIGSWNNGRVVVYPNNKVEHYLNGVKVLEYTRGSEEFKKLVAISKYKDWKNFGEAPKGHILLQDHGNKVDFRTIKIKNL